TCACCATCAGGCCGACGATGATGCCCGGTACCGCCATCGGCAGCTTGTAAAGGCCGCTGAACAGTTTTCGACCGAGAAAGCTCTTGCGGATCAGAAGCGCCAGCGGCACCGAGGCCGCAAGCGAGACGATGACAGGCATGACGCCGTAATAGATGGAGGTGGTGAGACCTCGGATCATCGACGCACGGGTGAAAATCCGCTGGTAGAACATCAGCGTGAAACTGCCATCCTCCTGCCTGAAGCTGCCGATCAGCGCCGACAGCAGCGGCCCGCCGAAGAAGACCAGAAGATACCCAACACCCGGCAAAAGCAGGAATAGAAGCTGGGCGCGCCTGTTTCGAAAGAGCCCGGCCATCATGCCGCCTCTCCCGCCATCCTGTCATCGAGAAGATGGACCGAACCGGGAAACTGCAGGGCGACCTTCTGCCCGGCATCAATAAGAGTTTCCGCACCGGACTGGCTGATCCGGATCTGGCGGCCGCCGATCTCGACCGTATAGAGCGCATTGGCGCCCATGAAGGAGACAGCGGAAACCGTGCCCTCACCGGCCTGATCGGCGCGGATCTGGATGTTTTCCGGACGAACGGAAATCTGCACATTGCCGGTGGCTGCGCGGTCCAGCGTCACCAGCTGACCCCATGGCAATTGCGCCTGCTGGCCATCAGCGGAGACCGGCAAAAGATTGGTCTGGCCGAGGAAGCCGGCGGTAAAGGCGTGTTTCGGCGAGCGGTAAAGCTCAAGCGGCGTGCCGATCTCAACCACCCGACCGGCATTCATGACGACGATCCGGTCAGACATCGCCATGGCCTCGGCCTGATCATGCGTCACGTAGAGGCTGGTGGCGCCGATGCGGCGGTGAAGCTCGGTCAGCTCATGGCGCAGCGTATCGCGGAGTTTGGCGTCGAGGTTGGAAAGCGGCTCATCGAACAGAAGCAGGCTCGGCTGCATGACGATGGCGCGCGCCAGTGCCACACGCTGCTGCTGGCCGCCGGACAATTGCCGGGGCATGCGATCCACCAGCCCGGTGAGATTGCAGATATCAAGCGCATGGGCGATACGCCGCACCCGCTCATCCTTCGCGACCTTCTTCATTTTCAGCCCGAAGCCGAGATTCTTGGCGACCGACATATGCGGGAAAAGCGCATAGGACTGGAACACCATGGCGATATCGCGTGCTTCCGGCGGCGCCTGATCGATGCGCTTGCCACCCAGCCGGATCTCGCCGCCCGAAGGCTGGCTGATGCCGGTGAGTATGCGCAAAAGCGTGGACTTGCCGCAGCCGGAAGGACCGAGAATGGTGACGAATTCGCCCCGCTCGACAGTGATCGACACGGGATGAAGCGCCCGGCTTGCGCCGTAATCCTTGCTGATATTGCTGATCTCGAGTTCACTCATGGCGAGCCTCCCTCATATTTTTGACCAAGGCTATCCGGACCGTGCAGCCACTTGCGGCACACGATCCGGCAATCCCAACGGCGTTACTGGTTGAGGACTTTTTCATCGAGCGCTTCGGCAAGCGCCGTCGACATGTCCCAGAAAGCCGGCAGCGACAGGCGCGGATAGACGCTCTGCGGCAGGACATGCACCTGCACGGCCGTCGGCATCAGATCATTGGTGACATCCGTGCGCGGAGAGCGGGAGGCCTTGTTTTCCAGCTTCCAGAGCTGGAATTCCTTGCTCATCGCCATGTCGATCAGCAGCAGCGCCGAAGCGACATTCTTGGCATTGGCCGGCACAAACATGGCGTCCCCAGAGCCGACCTGGCCCTTTTCCAGAAGCGTGACGCGGAAACTGTCAGGCAATTGCTTGGTGCCGAGGAAGCTCATGACCTGATCTTCCCAGACCGTGCCCATGTGAAGCTGCTGGTTGTTGATGAGGTTGAGCGTATCGGCATTACCATTGGTCAGTTCTGCCACGGCCAGAAGACGGCGGTAATAGTCCCAGACCGGATCGAGGCACTCGGATTCCATAGCCCAGTCTTCGGCCTGCTGCAGCGTCTGGTTATAATCGGTCAGCTGCTTGCGGCAGTCGCCGGTGAGATAATTGAGCGCCACCGAATAGATGAATCCGCCGCCCGAACCACCCTTGGCCGGCAGGGTGACGCCAAGCCGCTTGGGGTTCTTTTCGGCCCAGACGAGAAGGTCTTCGAAGCTCTTTGGCACATCCTCGGCCTTCACGAAGGCAGAGTCATAACCGATTGCGGTCTGGTTGAGATGCACTAGCGGGAAGCTGCCGCCATGCGGCTTGCCGAAAACGGTCTCGGCCATTTCCGGATTGTAATTCGCCATGTTCGGCAGGATTTTCGTCAGCGCAATATTGCCGACAACGCCCTTGGAGGAGAGAAGCGGATAGCTGCCTCCGCCGGCGAAATAAGCATCGACCGGCGAATCCTGCCCTGCCGCCTGTACCGCGATCAGCTGCTGGTTCGCCTGATCGCCCTTCACGTCGCTATAGGCAACCTTAATGCCATATTTGGCTTCGAAACGGCTGATCAGCTCCTTCCACGTATCGGCAAAACTGCCGGCGAAATTATACATCGTCACCGCGCCCTCGGCTTTGGCGGCGGGAACGACGATGTCGTAGAAATTGTCGCGCGTGACCTTCGACAGATCGAAGTCGAGGTTTTTCATGTTGCTGTCAGCCGAAAGGCACGGCGCTGCCGTCGTCGCCAGCGCAAGCGCGGCGATCGCAAGAAATTTCATGCGCATTGAATGGTTCCTCCTGAGGACCCGTTGTTGACCGGCCCCTTATTAATACACTCTAAGTGTAATATTTGTGACAGTCCAGTGAAAAATGCTGTCGCAAACGAATGCCCCATGTTGCCGCCACTTCGCACAGCCGTTATCCAAGGCCATGACAACAGATCAGACGCCGCAGCACACCTTCGACCGCCAGCCGCTCGCCAGCGAGAATGAGCGTCTCATTCTGGATATCGTGCGCCGCCATGGCCCCATCGCCCGGGCGTCGATCACGGGCCATACCAACCTGACCCAGCAATCCGTGCACCGGCTGATCGAAGGCCTGCTGGAGCGCGGACTGCTGCAGACCGGCGCACCGCTAAAAGGTACGCGCGGCCAGCCGAGCCCCACCATCGAGCTGGTGCCGGAGGCAGCCTATTCGCTCGGCATTTCCATCAACACCGACTCCGTGGTGATCTGCATCGCCGATTTTCGCTGCGACGTGATTGTTGAGGAAAAACTGAAGATGCTTCCGGAAGACCGGGAGATGACGCTTGCTGCATTGTCACTGGCGCTCGAACGGCTACTGGCGGAGCACGGCATCCCGCGCGAGCGCCTGCTTGGCCTCGGTTTTTCCATGTCCGGCTTCTTCGTGTCTGAGGACCGCGCCTTCAATGCGCCGGAGCCCCTGCGCGACTGGTCGCTGATGGACCTGAAGCCGATCCTTGAGAAACGGTTCCACCTGCCGGTCTGGCTGGAGAACAACGCCACCACGGGCGCGATTGGCGAAAGCCTCCGTGGTGTCGGCTCGTGGTGTCAAACCTTCGCCTATCTGTCGTTTAACTACGGTTTCGGTGGCGGATTGATCCTCGGCGGCCAGCCGTTTCACGGCTTTCATGGCAATGCCGGCGAATTCAGCGGCATATACAGCCCGGATGAATCGCCCAAACGGCCCGCCCTGCAATACCTGATCACGACGTTGCAGAAAAACGGCGTCGACATCCATTCGATCGAACCGCTCTATCAACAGTTCGACCCCGCATGGCCGGGCGTCGAGGAATGGCTGACCGAAACCATGCCGCAGGTGGACCGGCTGGTGGCAAGCCTGATCGCGGTCCTCGATCCGCAGGCCATCGTCTTCGGCGGACAATTGCCACGCGCCCTCGGCCAGATGATGATCGAACGCACGCATATGCCTTCCCAGCGCGAACACCGTTACGGCGTCGGCCCGAAGGAGGCGAAGCTGGTTCTCAGCGAAACCGTCGGCGATCCGTCCGCCATCGGCGCCGCGCTATTGCCACTGAGGGTCCGGTACTTCCTGTAGGGTCATTATCCTGCGGTTTCCTGCAAATCTTTTGGGGCCGCCGTAACCGCAGGGTTGCGGCAGCCTCTATCATCGCATCATGGCCTATTCGACCACGACGGACAGTGCCGAGCCGGTATAGACCGCCCGTACTTTCACATTGCCCGCATCGATCGTGGCGAATGTCCCGGTCAGACCATTGGCAGCGATCACATCGAGGCGCGTGCCGGCAGCCG
This portion of the Agrobacterium tumefaciens genome encodes:
- a CDS encoding extracellular solute-binding protein, with the translated sequence MRMKFLAIAALALATTAAPCLSADSNMKNLDFDLSKVTRDNFYDIVVPAAKAEGAVTMYNFAGSFADTWKELISRFEAKYGIKVAYSDVKGDQANQQLIAVQAAGQDSPVDAYFAGGGSYPLLSSKGVVGNIALTKILPNMANYNPEMAETVFGKPHGGSFPLVHLNQTAIGYDSAFVKAEDVPKSFEDLLVWAEKNPKRLGVTLPAKGGSGGGFIYSVALNYLTGDCRKQLTDYNQTLQQAEDWAMESECLDPVWDYYRRLLAVAELTNGNADTLNLINNQQLHMGTVWEDQVMSFLGTKQLPDSFRVTLLEKGQVGSGDAMFVPANAKNVASALLLIDMAMSKEFQLWKLENKASRSPRTDVTNDLMPTAVQVHVLPQSVYPRLSLPAFWDMSTALAEALDEKVLNQ
- a CDS encoding ABC transporter ATP-binding protein; translation: MSELEISNISKDYGASRALHPVSITVERGEFVTILGPSGCGKSTLLRILTGISQPSGGEIRLGGKRIDQAPPEARDIAMVFQSYALFPHMSVAKNLGFGLKMKKVAKDERVRRIAHALDICNLTGLVDRMPRQLSGGQQQRVALARAIVMQPSLLLFDEPLSNLDAKLRDTLRHELTELHRRIGATSLYVTHDQAEAMAMSDRIVVMNAGRVVEIGTPLELYRSPKHAFTAGFLGQTNLLPVSADGQQAQLPWGQLVTLDRAATGNVQISVRPENIQIRADQAGEGTVSAVSFMGANALYTVEIGGRQIRISQSGAETLIDAGQKVALQFPGSVHLLDDRMAGEAA
- a CDS encoding ROK family protein — protein: MTTDQTPQHTFDRQPLASENERLILDIVRRHGPIARASITGHTNLTQQSVHRLIEGLLERGLLQTGAPLKGTRGQPSPTIELVPEAAYSLGISINTDSVVICIADFRCDVIVEEKLKMLPEDREMTLAALSLALERLLAEHGIPRERLLGLGFSMSGFFVSEDRAFNAPEPLRDWSLMDLKPILEKRFHLPVWLENNATTGAIGESLRGVGSWCQTFAYLSFNYGFGGGLILGGQPFHGFHGNAGEFSGIYSPDESPKRPALQYLITTLQKNGVDIHSIEPLYQQFDPAWPGVEEWLTETMPQVDRLVASLIAVLDPQAIVFGGQLPRALGQMMIERTHMPSQREHRYGVGPKEAKLVLSETVGDPSAIGAALLPLRVRYFL